Within Claveliimonas bilis, the genomic segment TTGAATGTAAACCGTGGAGAACAGGGGTATTGTCCGGCTCTGCATTGCAGAATTCCATTCCTGTCCGGCGGTCTGTTTGAACCAATTGACGGATATGATTGGGAACACAATAATTTCAATATTCCGAATGAAGTGTTTTCCAATGCTGCGACCAAAGGTCGTGAAGCAGATGGTATTCTGGATATTTTCGACAGATATAACTTTACCATGAGCGAAGATGAACCGATGGAACGTGAAGTTGCTATCGACCCTGAAATGTTGGGTAAAGTATTTGAAAACTTGCTGGAAGTAAACGATAGAAAATCCAAAGGTGCTTTCTACACACCTCGTGAAATCGTGCATTATATGTGTCAGGAAAGCTTGATAAACTATCTGACCAATACTTTGCAGATTGAAGAAGAAGCAATCCGTGAGTTTATTCTGTACGGTGACTTTATGAAAGATGAAGATACTGTAAAAGAGAAACGTCAGGGTAATGGCGGTATGTATATTTCCGAAAGCCTGTTCAAGCTGGATGCAGACGGAAAAGTTGTTGTAGACAGACTGAAAGATGTGGATGAAGCATTGAAGAATGTCCGTGTTGCTGATCCGGCGGTAGGTTCTGGAGCATTCCCGCTTGGTATGTTGAATGAGATTGTCCGTGCAAGACAGAATATTTCTGCTTATATGGCAATTACAATGAATGCATATGATACCAGACTGATGTATCAGATGGAGCGTTCACCGCACAATCTGAAATATGAAACTATCAAGAATTGTATTTTCGCAGCAGATATTGTACCATCTGCGGTAGATATTGCACAGCTTCGTTTGTGGCTGTCGCTGGTAATTGATGATGAGATCAATCCAAATGCACAGAGTGCGTTGGATGGTCATAAAAATCCATTGCCACTTCCAAACTTGGAAAGCAATATCCTCTGCGGTAACAGTTTGATTGATGAGTTTGAGGGAACCAGACTGATTAAAGAAAGTGAATTATTTGGGGACAGCACTTATCAGCTGGATATGAACCATTCCCGTTTTGAATCTATTGTCAGTGCATTGATTGATAAACAGAATGAGTTGTTCCATTGTGAAGATACAGAAAAGAAAAAGCAACTGAAAGATGAAATCGAATCTCTGCGAGATATGGTTATCCTTTCACAGTTGGAGGGATGTGGTTCTGATAAAATCCAGAGATACCACGAGAGCAAACGAAGGGCGTCTAAGCCGTATGTACTCTGGCAGTTAGATTTTGCAAGAGTATTCCGTGAAAAAGGTGGTTTTGATATTGTAATTGGAAATCCACCGTATGTTGATTCAGAAGAAATGACACGAAGCATGCCAGAACAACGTGAAATTTACACTAAAAAGTATTCTTGCGCAAAAGGTAACTGGGATTTGTTTGTTTTGTTCATAGAAAAAGGAATGGATTTATTGGCAGAAAACAAAACAATATCTTATATCGTACCAAATAAGTTGATATCTGCTCCATATACAGAAGCATTGAGAAAAAAGATGGCAAAAAATCGAGTTATTGAGATTCGAGATTATTCCAATGTAAATGTTTTCAAAGAAGCTGCGGTATATCCAGTTGTGTTCCGTGTAGAAATTAGTAATAACAGAACACCTGTTAAGATGGATGTTATGGATGGAATGGAAATGGTTGGAAATCAGAATACTATATCGCCAGAGAAGTTTTATGCAGATATAAACTGGGATAAATATTTTAATACCTCTGCAGAAGCATTGAGCATTGTTGATAAAATGGCAAAATTTCCAATATTGAGTTCCATTGCTGATGTAAATGGTGCAGCAACTGTTGGTGAAGCCTATCTTGTAAAAGAGTTTATGTATGACGATGATGGGAATGATGATTCTGTTATGAAATTTATCAATACAGGTGGAATTGATAAATATAAATCGTTTTATGGTATTGAATATATACGTTATCTCAAAGGTAAATATATGTATCCCGTAGTAAAAGTTGCTGACCTTAAGAATATGTCAGTTAAGCGTTTTAACGAAAGTCAAAGTGAAAAAAT encodes:
- a CDS encoding Eco57I restriction-modification methylase domain-containing protein, which codes for MNAVVKKIETILKSPYDTKNYVDLIREIFPKVSMVSPDKFRKEFTNFSSHIEGSIHVGNYKTPDKKNIIIMAVQLKNAGYVENSRSTQRSYAKKLIENANADAAFIAFYTEGEPKWRLSFVRLDYEMKIENGRLKTTENLTPAKRYSYLVGENEPCHTAISRFERFIIDSMADPEHPTLDDLENAFSVEKVTDEFFKLYCEKFHQLREKLEENEDFRIEAQQHNFTSAQFAKKLMGQIVFLYFLQKKGWLGVGAWPNTLNEKEYKNAYYARGAKSRELIPMVYRPVGDGTYRISSAGLNSISDEDEAVLAMCVKGKPWGSGPHNFMRKLFEIAEKKNQNFFDELLEPLFYDALNVNRGEQGYCPALHCRIPFLSGGLFEPIDGYDWEHNNFNIPNEVFSNAATKGREADGILDIFDRYNFTMSEDEPMEREVAIDPEMLGKVFENLLEVNDRKSKGAFYTPREIVHYMCQESLINYLTNTLQIEEEAIREFILYGDFMKDEDTVKEKRQGNGGMYISESLFKLDADGKVVVDRLKDVDEALKNVRVADPAVGSGAFPLGMLNEIVRARQNISAYMAITMNAYDTRLMYQMERSPHNLKYETIKNCIFAADIVPSAVDIAQLRLWLSLVIDDEINPNAQSALDGHKNPLPLPNLESNILCGNSLIDEFEGTRLIKESELFGDSTYQLDMNHSRFESIVSALIDKQNELFHCEDTEKKKQLKDEIESLRDMVILSQLEGCGSDKIQRYHESKRRASKPYVLWQLDFARVFREKGGFDIVIGNPPYVDSEEMTRSMPEQREIYTKKYSCAKGNWDLFVLFIEKGMDLLAENKTISYIVPNKLISAPYTEALRKKMAKNRVIEIRDYSNVNVFKEAAVYPVVFRVEISNNRTPVKMDVMDGMEMVGNQNTISPEKFYADINWDKYFNTSAEALSIVDKMAKFPILSSIADVNGAATVGEAYLVKEFMYDDDGNDDSVMKFINTGGIDKYKSFYGIEYIRYLKGKYMYPVVKVADLKNMSVKRFNESQSEKIIIGGMNKVLECFYDDGNYLAGKSTTIVYNNPYLKVITAILNSTLMSFYYATFYNSMSLAGGFYRIGAPQIKALPIALPDDDVTIGTLENLVDKVQKLLKSLQESDREVQNVLKQIDNIVYKLYGLTDSEISCVEN